One Pantoea eucalypti genomic region harbors:
- a CDS encoding hydrolase encodes MEQTSFYHMKFTGPENEQFRPPDTLRNAHLQTMLPRLLRRRITFAPHWQRLDLPDGDFVDLAWSEDPQLAQHKPRVVLFHGLEGSFQSPYIHGLMAICRASGWLAVVMHFRGCSGEPNRLNRIYHSGETEDARFFLRWLRTRWGHVPTAAVGFSLGGNMLGCLLGQQGAAAEVDAAVIVSAPLLLEPCSVKLERGFSRFYQYYLLAQLKKNARRKLHAWPDTLPVNLAQLKAMRRLRDFDDAITARAHGFVDAADYYHRASAMPWLKHTEKPLLIIHAKDDPFMSDEVIPHSSQLSATITYQLTPYGGHVGFVGGTLRQPEMWLEQRIPQWIAPFLDN; translated from the coding sequence ATGGAACAGACAAGCTTTTACCACATGAAATTTACCGGCCCGGAAAACGAGCAGTTCAGACCACCTGACACGCTGCGTAACGCGCATCTGCAGACGATGCTGCCGCGCCTGTTACGTCGCCGTATCACCTTCGCTCCTCACTGGCAGCGTCTCGATCTGCCCGATGGCGATTTCGTCGATCTCGCCTGGAGCGAAGATCCGCAGCTGGCGCAGCATAAACCGCGCGTGGTGCTGTTTCATGGACTGGAGGGCAGCTTTCAGAGTCCCTATATTCATGGCCTGATGGCGATCTGCCGCGCAAGCGGCTGGCTGGCAGTAGTGATGCATTTTCGCGGCTGCAGCGGCGAACCTAACCGGCTGAACCGCATCTATCACTCCGGCGAAACTGAAGATGCCCGCTTCTTCCTGCGCTGGCTGCGCACCCGCTGGGGTCATGTGCCTACCGCCGCCGTGGGTTTCTCGCTGGGCGGCAACATGCTGGGCTGCCTGCTCGGCCAGCAGGGTGCCGCTGCGGAGGTGGATGCCGCCGTGATTGTCTCCGCCCCGCTGCTGCTGGAACCGTGCAGCGTGAAACTGGAACGCGGCTTCTCGCGCTTCTATCAGTACTACCTGCTGGCGCAGCTCAAGAAAAATGCACGCCGCAAACTGCATGCCTGGCCGGACACCCTGCCGGTTAATCTGGCACAGCTCAAAGCGATGCGGCGACTGCGCGATTTTGATGATGCGATTACAGCCCGCGCCCACGGTTTTGTCGATGCAGCAGATTATTATCATCGTGCCAGCGCCATGCCCTGGCTGAAACACACAGAGAAACCGCTGCTGATCATCCACGCCAAAGACGATCCCTTTATGAGTGATGAGGTGATCCCGCACAGCAGCCAATTATCTGCCACTATTACTTATCAACTGACACCCTACGGCGGCCACGTCGGTTTTGTCGGCGGAACGCTACGCCAGCCTGAAATGTGGCTGGAACAGCGCATCCCGCAGTGGATCGCCCCTTTTCTGGATAACTGA
- a CDS encoding LysE family translocator, with amino-acid sequence MELSLFLSMLGFLWVAAITPGPNNMLLTASGANFGFLRTIPLMIGIMIGMQVMLLMVAFGVGGLILLYPSLHLMLKIAGSLYLLWLAWKIATASYAKLETDQAPDAPMPFWQGGLLQLINPKAWLMALGAVASFSLAGDAYRHSVMAISVGMFLVNLVSGVIWMGFGAMIGRILRSRRAWRIFNLAMGLLTAACVLLIWH; translated from the coding sequence ATGGAACTGAGTCTTTTCTTATCAATGTTGGGATTTCTGTGGGTCGCGGCCATTACGCCAGGCCCCAATAATATGTTACTCACCGCCTCGGGCGCTAATTTTGGCTTTCTGCGCACGATTCCGCTGATGATCGGCATCATGATCGGCATGCAGGTGATGCTGCTGATGGTGGCCTTTGGCGTAGGCGGTTTGATCCTGCTCTATCCCTCGCTGCATCTGATGCTGAAAATCGCCGGTAGCCTCTATCTGCTCTGGCTGGCGTGGAAGATAGCCACCGCCAGCTATGCAAAGCTGGAAACTGACCAGGCACCGGATGCGCCAATGCCGTTCTGGCAGGGCGGGCTGCTACAGCTGATCAACCCCAAAGCCTGGCTGATGGCGCTGGGCGCGGTCGCCAGCTTCAGTCTGGCCGGTGATGCGTATCGTCATTCCGTGATGGCCATAAGCGTCGGTATGTTTCTGGTTAATCTGGTGTCGGGCGTCATCTGGATGGGATTTGGCGCGATGATTGGTCGCATTCTGCGCAGTCGCCGCGCCTGGAGAATATTTAACCTCGCCATGGGGCTGCTGACCGCTGCCTGCGTGCTATTAATCTGGCACTGA
- a CDS encoding aminodeoxychorismate/anthranilate synthase component II, protein MLLLIDNYDSFTWNLYQYFCELGAQVQVVRNDAITLEQMAALPLTHLAISPGPCTPSESGISLAAIRHFAGQLPVLGVCLGHQAIAQAYGAQVVRARQVMHGKTSAIQHTGQGVFRNLNNPLTVTRYHSLIVQRDTLPEAFEVTAWTMRDGEPDEIMGFRHKTLALEGVQFHPESILSEQGHLLLRNFLEQ, encoded by the coding sequence ATGCTGCTGCTTATCGACAATTACGACTCCTTTACCTGGAATCTCTATCAATATTTCTGCGAGCTGGGCGCGCAGGTTCAGGTGGTGCGCAATGATGCCATCACGCTGGAGCAGATGGCGGCGCTGCCACTGACCCATCTGGCCATCTCGCCTGGCCCCTGCACGCCGTCGGAATCAGGCATCTCGCTGGCGGCAATCCGGCACTTCGCCGGACAGCTGCCGGTGCTGGGCGTCTGCCTGGGCCATCAGGCGATTGCGCAGGCGTATGGCGCGCAGGTGGTACGTGCGCGTCAGGTGATGCACGGCAAAACCTCTGCCATTCAGCACACCGGCCAGGGCGTGTTTCGCAATCTCAATAATCCCCTTACCGTGACCCGCTATCACTCGCTGATTGTGCAGCGCGATACTCTGCCCGAGGCGTTCGAGGTGACGGCCTGGACGATGCGTGACGGCGAGCCTGACGAAATTATGGGATTCCGCCACAAAACTCTGGCGCTGGAAGGCGTACAGTTCCATCCCGAGAGCATTCTCAGCGAGCAGGGACATCTGCTGCTGCGCAATTTCCTTGAGCAATAA
- the argD gene encoding bifunctional acetylornithine/succinyldiaminopimelate transaminase, which translates to MAAEKIAVTRETFDNVILPVYAPAQFVPVKGKGSRVWDQQGKEYIDFSGGIAVTALGHCHPALVETLKSQGETLWHTSNVFTNEPALRLASKLIQATFADRVFFANSGAEANEAAFKLARYYACKRHSPFKSKIIAFHNAFHGRTLFTVTVGGQPKYSDGFGPKPADIVHVPFNDLDAVKAVIDDHTCAIVVEPIQGEGGVVPATQEFMQGLRELCDQHQALLVLDEVQSGMGRSGKLFAYEHYGVQPDILTSAKALGGGFPVSAMLTTNEIASTMAPGVHGTTYGGNPLACAIAETALDIINTPDVLAGVDMRREHFVTALQAIDAKYDLFSDIRGKGLLIGAALKPQHAGKSRDILNAAAAEGVMVLVAGTDVMRFAPSLIIEPADIEEGMRRFATAVGKVLNG; encoded by the coding sequence ATGGCAGCGGAAAAAATTGCGGTCACGCGGGAGACGTTCGATAACGTTATTTTGCCTGTTTATGCACCTGCGCAGTTCGTGCCGGTAAAAGGCAAGGGCAGCCGTGTATGGGATCAGCAGGGCAAAGAGTATATCGATTTCTCGGGTGGTATCGCCGTCACCGCACTTGGACACTGCCATCCTGCGCTGGTGGAGACGCTGAAAAGCCAGGGCGAGACGCTGTGGCACACCAGCAACGTCTTCACCAACGAACCGGCGCTGCGCCTTGCCAGTAAGTTAATCCAGGCGACCTTTGCCGATCGCGTCTTCTTTGCCAACTCCGGTGCCGAAGCCAACGAAGCCGCGTTTAAGCTGGCGCGCTACTACGCCTGCAAACGTCACAGCCCGTTTAAAAGTAAAATCATCGCCTTCCATAACGCCTTTCATGGCCGGACGCTGTTTACCGTTACGGTCGGCGGACAGCCAAAATATTCCGACGGGTTCGGGCCGAAACCGGCGGATATCGTCCACGTGCCGTTTAATGACCTTGATGCAGTGAAAGCGGTAATCGACGACCACACCTGCGCCATCGTGGTTGAACCGATTCAGGGCGAAGGCGGCGTAGTGCCCGCGACGCAGGAATTTATGCAGGGACTGCGCGAGCTTTGCGATCAGCATCAGGCGCTGCTGGTGCTGGATGAAGTGCAGAGTGGCATGGGACGCAGCGGCAAACTGTTCGCCTATGAGCATTATGGCGTCCAGCCCGATATTCTGACCTCAGCCAAAGCGCTGGGCGGCGGTTTCCCGGTCAGCGCCATGCTGACCACTAACGAGATCGCCTCGACCATGGCACCAGGCGTGCATGGGACCACGTATGGCGGCAATCCGCTGGCCTGCGCCATCGCTGAAACGGCGCTGGATATTATCAATACGCCGGACGTGCTGGCGGGTGTCGATATGCGGCGTGAGCACTTTGTCACAGCGCTGCAGGCCATTGATGCGAAGTATGACTTGTTCAGTGACATTCGCGGCAAGGGGTTGCTGATTGGCGCCGCGCTTAAACCTCAGCATGCCGGGAAGTCACGCGACATACTGAATGCCGCCGCCGCTGAGGGCGTGATGGTGCTGGTTGCCGGCACCGACGTGATGCGTTTTGCGCCGTCACTGATTATCGAACCGGCCGATATCGAAGAGGGCATGCGCCGCTTCGCCACCGCCGTCGGCAAGGTGCTTAACGGCTAG
- a CDS encoding phosphoribulokinase — protein sequence MSARHPIIAVTGSSGAGTTTTSLAFRKIFQQLDLHAAELEGDSFHRFTRPEMDMAIRKARDLGRHVSYFGPEANDFGLLEQSFKEYGQSGQGQSRKYLHTYDEAVPWNQVPGTFTPWQPLPQNTDILFYEGLHGGVVTAQHNVAEQVDLLVGVVPIVNLEWIQKLVRDTGERGHSREAVMDSVVRSMEDYINFITPQFSRTHINFQRVPTVDTSNPFAARAIPSLDESFVVIHFQALEDIDFPYLLAMLQGSFISHINTLVVPGGKMGLAMELIMGPLVKRLMEGKRIE from the coding sequence ATGTCTGCACGTCATCCCATTATCGCGGTGACCGGTTCCAGCGGTGCAGGAACCACCACCACCAGCCTCGCGTTTCGTAAAATCTTTCAGCAGCTCGATCTTCATGCTGCTGAGCTTGAAGGCGACAGCTTTCACCGCTTTACCCGCCCTGAAATGGATATGGCGATTCGTAAGGCGCGCGATTTAGGACGTCATGTCAGCTACTTTGGCCCGGAAGCCAATGACTTTGGTCTGCTGGAGCAGAGCTTTAAAGAGTATGGTCAAAGCGGACAGGGCCAGTCGCGTAAATATCTGCACACCTACGATGAAGCCGTACCGTGGAATCAGGTGCCCGGCACCTTTACGCCCTGGCAGCCGCTGCCGCAGAACACTGACATTCTGTTCTATGAAGGACTGCACGGCGGCGTGGTGACGGCGCAGCATAACGTGGCGGAACAGGTTGATTTGCTGGTGGGCGTTGTGCCCATTGTTAACCTGGAGTGGATTCAGAAGCTGGTGCGCGACACCGGCGAGCGCGGTCATTCACGCGAAGCAGTGATGGATTCCGTGGTGCGTTCGATGGAAGATTACATCAATTTCATCACGCCACAGTTCTCGCGCACCCACATCAACTTTCAGCGCGTCCCGACCGTCGACACCTCAAACCCGTTCGCTGCCCGCGCCATTCCGTCACTGGATGAGAGCTTTGTGGTGATTCATTTCCAGGCGCTGGAAGATATCGACTTCCCCTACCTGCTGGCGATGCTGCAGGGTTCGTTTATCTCGCACATCAATACGCTGGTCGTGCCCGGCGGCAAAATGGGTCTGGCGATGGAGCTGATCATGGGTCCGCTGGTGAAGCGGCTGATGGAAGGTAAGCGGATAGAGTAA
- a CDS encoding YccS/YhfK family putative transporter has protein sequence MWRRIIYHPEVNYALRQTLVLCLPVALGWLAGDLQKGLLFSLVPACCNIAGLDTPHKRFFKRLIVGGSLFALGSFLIQWLTLHAIPLPLILFAMPLLLGVTGEISPLHGRLLPGTLIAAIFTLSLIGRMPIYVTPLLYIGGTLWYGLFNWFWFWLWKEQPMRESLSLIYRELANYCDAKYTLLTQLTDPEKALPPLLARQQKVVDLINTCYQQMHMLSASRDHSHKRLTRAFQVALDLQEHISVSLHRPEEVQKLVEQSHAEAVIRWNAKTISARLRVLADNILYHQLPDRFAMDKQLGALEKIAHQHPDNPVGNFCLYHFNRIARVLRTQKPLYQRDLMADRQRRLPLLPALRSYLSFRSSALRTAGRFAVMLMLGSALALFFNIPKPYWILMTIMFVSQNGYSATRVRIQHRALGTFAGLVIAAATLRLAVPESLVLLIMLAITFISYRFTRQFYGWSMIGFTVTAVYSLQLLSLNGAQFLLPRLMDTLMGCLIAFGGMLWLWPQWQSGLLRQNAHDALEADQDALRLLLGNEQSPEKLAYQRVKVNQAHNALFNSLNQAMQEPAFNSRYLSDMRLWVTHSQFIVEHINAITILAREHTMLTDSLAERYLQSCEIALQRCQQRLEYDGESSQVNLLDDLENISEGPVTVVEQHVRRILDHLSVMYTISSLAWNQRPQHGRWLIRRLRKN, from the coding sequence ATGTGGCGTCGAATTATTTACCATCCTGAAGTCAACTACGCCTTGCGGCAAACGCTGGTGCTTTGTCTGCCCGTCGCGCTGGGCTGGCTGGCTGGCGACCTGCAAAAAGGTCTGCTGTTCTCGTTAGTGCCTGCCTGCTGCAATATTGCCGGTCTGGATACCCCGCATAAACGCTTTTTCAAACGCCTGATTGTGGGTGGCAGCCTGTTTGCCCTCGGCAGCTTCCTGATTCAGTGGCTCACACTGCATGCCATTCCGCTACCGCTCATCCTGTTCGCCATGCCCCTGCTGCTCGGCGTGACGGGTGAGATCAGCCCGCTGCATGGTCGTCTGCTGCCCGGCACGCTTATCGCCGCCATTTTTACCCTGAGCCTCATTGGCCGCATGCCCATCTATGTTACCCCGCTGCTCTACATCGGCGGCACGCTCTGGTATGGGCTGTTTAACTGGTTCTGGTTCTGGCTGTGGAAAGAGCAGCCGATGCGCGAAAGCCTCAGCCTGATCTACCGCGAGCTGGCTAACTACTGCGACGCCAAATACACCCTGCTGACGCAGCTGACCGACCCGGAAAAGGCACTGCCGCCGCTGCTGGCGCGTCAGCAGAAAGTGGTCGATCTGATTAACACCTGCTATCAGCAGATGCACATGCTGTCGGCAAGCCGCGATCACAGCCATAAGCGGCTGACGCGCGCCTTTCAGGTGGCGCTGGATCTGCAGGAACACATCTCGGTTAGTCTGCATCGGCCGGAAGAGGTGCAGAAGCTGGTCGAACAGAGCCATGCCGAAGCGGTGATCCGCTGGAATGCCAAAACCATTTCGGCCCGGCTACGGGTGCTGGCGGATAACATCCTTTATCACCAGCTACCCGATCGCTTTGCGATGGACAAACAGCTTGGCGCGCTGGAGAAGATCGCCCATCAGCATCCCGACAATCCGGTGGGTAACTTCTGTCTTTACCACTTCAACCGCATTGCGCGGGTGCTGCGCACGCAGAAACCGCTGTATCAGCGTGATCTGATGGCGGATCGTCAGCGCCGTCTGCCGCTGTTACCGGCGCTGCGCAGTTATCTCTCTTTTCGCTCGTCAGCGCTGCGCACCGCCGGACGCTTTGCGGTAATGCTGATGCTGGGCAGTGCACTGGCGCTGTTCTTCAACATCCCCAAACCTTACTGGATCCTGATGACCATCATGTTCGTCAGCCAGAACGGTTACAGCGCTACGCGTGTTCGCATCCAGCACCGTGCGCTGGGCACCTTTGCCGGTCTGGTGATTGCGGCCGCCACGTTGCGGCTGGCGGTACCGGAGTCGCTGGTGCTGCTGATCATGCTGGCAATAACCTTTATCAGCTATCGCTTTACGCGCCAGTTCTATGGCTGGTCAATGATTGGCTTTACGGTCACGGCGGTTTACTCGCTGCAATTGCTGTCGCTGAATGGCGCGCAGTTTCTGCTGCCGCGACTGATGGATACGCTGATGGGCTGTCTGATCGCCTTTGGCGGAATGCTGTGGCTGTGGCCGCAGTGGCAGAGTGGCTTACTGCGACAGAACGCCCATGATGCGCTGGAAGCCGATCAGGACGCACTGAGATTGTTGCTGGGTAACGAACAGTCACCTGAGAAACTGGCGTATCAGCGCGTGAAGGTGAATCAGGCGCACAATGCGCTGTTTAACTCGCTGAATCAGGCGATGCAGGAACCCGCGTTTAACTCCCGCTATCTGAGTGATATGCGGCTCTGGGTCACGCACAGTCAGTTTATTGTTGAGCACATTAATGCCATAACGATTCTGGCGCGGGAGCACACTATGCTGACCGACTCGCTGGCAGAACGCTATCTGCAATCCTGTGAAATCGCGCTACAGCGGTGTCAGCAGCGGCTGGAATATGATGGTGAAAGCTCACAGGTTAATCTGCTGGATGATCTTGAGAACATCAGTGAGGGACCTGTCACGGTGGTGGAACAGCATGTGCGACGTATTCTTGACCATCTGAGCGTGATGTACACCATCTCCTCACTGGCATGGAACCAGCGACCACAACATGGCCGCTGGCTGATCAGACGCTTACGTAAAAACTAG
- a CDS encoding OsmC family protein, with protein MQARVKWVEGLTFLGESSSGHQILMDGNSGDKAPSPMEMVLMAAGGCSAIDVVSILQKGRNDVADCEVKLTSERREEAPRIFTHINLHFIVSGKALQDKAVSRAVDLSAEKYCSVAIMLGKGVTITHSYEVIEL; from the coding sequence ATGCAGGCAAGAGTGAAGTGGGTAGAAGGACTGACATTCCTCGGAGAATCCTCATCCGGCCATCAGATACTGATGGATGGAAATTCGGGCGATAAAGCGCCCAGCCCAATGGAGATGGTGCTGATGGCGGCCGGCGGATGCAGCGCGATTGACGTGGTATCAATTCTGCAAAAAGGCCGTAACGATGTGGCTGATTGTGAAGTAAAACTGACCTCAGAACGTCGTGAAGAGGCGCCGCGAATCTTTACGCACATCAACCTGCACTTTATCGTGAGTGGTAAAGCGCTCCAGGATAAAGCGGTCTCACGCGCGGTGGATCTTTCTGCTGAAAAATATTGTTCGGTGGCCATCATGCTGGGTAAAGGTGTGACGATTACGCATAGCTATGAAGTGATTGAGCTGTAA
- a CDS encoding YheU family protein: MIIPWQQVSPETLENLIETFVLREGTDYGEQERSLLDKVADVRRQLETGEVVLVWSELHESVNIMPRKEFRG, encoded by the coding sequence GTGATTATTCCCTGGCAACAGGTCTCACCTGAGACCCTTGAAAATCTGATTGAAACCTTTGTGCTGCGCGAAGGCACAGACTACGGCGAGCAGGAACGCAGCCTGCTGGACAAGGTAGCTGATGTGCGACGCCAGCTGGAAACCGGTGAAGTGGTGCTGGTGTGGTCGGAACTGCATGAATCGGTCAATATCATGCCGCGCAAAGAATTTCGTGGCTGA
- a CDS encoding YhfG family protein, whose amino-acid sequence MANKLTEKQKVTLWQQRRSASYQASCRLEGFMPNETSVNSDDAAARLASLRRQYGL is encoded by the coding sequence ATGGCGAACAAACTCACCGAAAAACAGAAGGTCACCCTGTGGCAACAGCGACGTAGCGCCAGCTATCAGGCCAGCTGTCGGCTGGAAGGTTTCATGCCAAATGAAACCAGTGTTAACAGCGATGATGCAGCCGCACGTCTGGCGTCACTGAGGAGGCAATATGGACTCTAA
- the crp gene encoding cAMP-activated global transcriptional regulator CRP produces the protein MVLGKPQTDPTLEWFLSHCHIHKYPSKSTLIHQGEKAETLYYIVKGSVAVLIKDEEGKEMILSYLNQGDFIGELGLFEEGQERSAWVRAKSACEVAEISYKKFRQLIQVNPDILMRLSSQMARRLQVTSEKVGNLAFLDVTGRIAQTLLNLAKQPDAMTHPDGMQIKITRQEIGQIVGCSRETVGRILKMLEDQNLISAHGKTIVVYGTR, from the coding sequence ATGGTTCTCGGCAAACCGCAAACAGACCCTACACTCGAATGGTTCCTGTCCCATTGCCATATTCACAAGTATCCATCCAAAAGTACGCTGATTCACCAAGGTGAAAAAGCAGAAACGCTTTACTACATCGTGAAAGGTTCCGTCGCGGTTCTGATTAAAGATGAAGAAGGCAAAGAGATGATTCTTTCCTACCTGAATCAGGGCGATTTCATTGGTGAGCTTGGCCTGTTCGAAGAAGGCCAGGAGCGCAGCGCCTGGGTACGTGCGAAAAGCGCGTGCGAAGTGGCGGAGATTTCTTACAAGAAATTCCGTCAGCTGATTCAGGTTAATCCCGACATCCTGATGCGACTCTCCTCGCAGATGGCGCGTCGCCTGCAGGTCACGTCTGAAAAAGTGGGTAACCTCGCTTTCCTCGACGTCACCGGACGCATTGCACAGACCCTGCTCAACCTGGCGAAGCAGCCAGATGCCATGACGCATCCCGACGGCATGCAAATTAAAATCACTCGTCAGGAAATTGGCCAGATTGTGGGTTGTTCACGCGAAACCGTGGGCCGTATTTTGAAGATGCTGGAAGATCAGAACCTGATCTCCGCACACGGCAAAACCATCGTCGTTTACGGCACCCGCTAA
- the ppiA gene encoding peptidylprolyl isomerase A, whose translation MFKRTLTAAITLLALSSVSAQALAAKGDTHVLLTTSAGNIELELNNQKAPVSVKNFVDYVNNGFYNNTIFHRVIPGFMVQGGGFTTDMQQKQTNAPIKNEADNGLRNLRGTISMARTADKDSATSQFFLNVADNAFLDHGQRDFGYAVFGKIVKGQDVVEKISQVPTKDVGPYQNVPSKPVVILSAKVLP comes from the coding sequence ATGTTTAAACGTACTTTAACAGCGGCCATCACCCTGTTAGCGCTCTCTTCCGTTTCCGCCCAGGCGCTGGCCGCAAAAGGTGACACCCACGTTCTGCTCACCACCTCCGCCGGCAATATTGAACTCGAACTGAATAACCAAAAAGCGCCGGTTTCTGTGAAAAACTTCGTTGATTACGTCAACAATGGTTTTTACAACAACACCATTTTTCACCGCGTGATCCCGGGCTTTATGGTGCAGGGTGGGGGCTTCACCACAGACATGCAGCAGAAGCAGACCAACGCGCCAATTAAAAACGAAGCGGACAATGGCCTGCGTAACCTGCGCGGCACCATCTCTATGGCGCGTACCGCCGATAAAGACAGTGCGACCAGCCAGTTCTTCCTCAACGTCGCGGATAATGCCTTCCTCGACCACGGACAGCGCGATTTTGGCTATGCCGTATTTGGCAAGATTGTGAAAGGTCAGGATGTGGTTGAAAAAATTTCTCAGGTTCCGACCAAAGATGTGGGTCCTTACCAGAATGTTCCGTCCAAACCGGTAGTTATCCTCTCCGCTAAAGTCCTGCCTTAA
- a CDS encoding putative adenosine monophosphate-protein transferase Fic, which translates to MDSNTAVSQDPYLWQHDNVLKNLPDIHDAAQLRKAELSFSAARAATLELGPRNPGLPYLRQIHRTLFQDVYSWAGELRTIDIWRDETPFCHFEYIEKEGNALMAALEEEKGLADLPRDEFIQRLAHYYCEINMLHPFRHGNGRAQRIFFEQLALHAGYLLNWEETDAESWKAANQAGVAGDLVPLEQVFAKVVSEAA; encoded by the coding sequence ATGGACTCTAATACCGCCGTCAGCCAGGATCCCTACCTGTGGCAGCACGACAACGTGCTGAAAAATCTGCCCGATATTCATGACGCTGCGCAGCTGCGCAAGGCAGAGCTGAGCTTTAGTGCGGCACGCGCCGCCACGCTGGAGCTGGGCCCGCGTAATCCCGGGCTGCCTTACCTGCGCCAGATCCATCGCACGCTGTTCCAGGATGTCTACAGCTGGGCGGGGGAACTGCGCACCATTGATATCTGGCGTGATGAGACGCCGTTCTGTCATTTCGAATATATCGAAAAGGAAGGCAATGCCCTGATGGCCGCGCTGGAAGAAGAGAAGGGGTTAGCTGATTTGCCGCGTGACGAATTTATTCAGCGCCTCGCTCACTACTATTGCGAAATCAATATGCTGCATCCTTTCCGCCACGGAAATGGTCGGGCGCAGCGGATTTTCTTTGAACAGCTTGCACTGCATGCCGGATATCTGCTGAACTGGGAAGAGACGGATGCTGAAAGCTGGAAAGCGGCGAATCAGGCCGGTGTAGCCGGAGATTTGGTCCCGCTGGAGCAGGTCTTTGCGAAAGTGGTGAGTGAGGCGGCCTGA